GGAGCTGCTCAAAGCAACCACGCACGGCTGACTACCGCTGCCGCTCGTAAAGTAGGGATGGACTGCGCAGTGGTGCTAAGCAAGGATGAACGTCAATTCTTCCAGGGAAACCTGCTGACCGTTTATCTCATGGGCGCTCAAGTACATTTTGTCGAGACAAACGACCATTGGGACCTGGAACAGTATGTACTCGACCTCTGCGAAACCTTGCGTTCTCAGGGCCGCAATCCATATTATATTCCCATAAGCGGCACAACTCCTCATAGCTGCCTTGGCTACGTGCGCTGCGGACTAGAGATAGCCCGACAAGTATCCGAGCAAAATCTACAGCTCGACGCCATCTATTCGCCATTTGGCACCGGCGGCATCTTCACCGCGCTGCTCCTCGCCTTGCGGGAAAAAGGCATCGACTGTCCTATGATTGGAATCAGCGTTAACCGGAAGCGTGAACGTTGTTACGAGAGCCTGGAACAGTGGTGGAATGAACTCTGCCGCTTGCTTGAACGCGATCCTGCACGTTCTCGCGGGCCAATCGAGATTTATGACGAATTTGTTGGCAGTGGCTATGGCGACCCCACCGAAGCCTGCCTCGATGCCATTCTGCTGATGGCACAGACAGAAGGCATACTCCTCGACCCCGTCTATTCCGGCAAGATGGCTGCTGGCTTTCTTGCGCACCAGGGAGCCGGGCGCTGGTCTCCTGGTCAGCACATTCTGCTGCTGCACTCAGGTGGGATTCCCGCCCTATTTGCCTATTCCGAAAAGATCAAAGAGCATCTCGTGAAGCGCGGGGTAACAGTTTTATGAACCGTATTGATCGGCTGACGGCCATTATCCTGCTCCTACAGAGCGGGAGGCGTACAGCAAGTGAAATCGCACGACGCTTTGAAATCTCGAAGCGCACCGTTTTTCGCGATATCGAGGCGCTGTGCGAAATGGGCGTACCTATTATTACCGAATCAGGCCCGCGTGGTGGTTATACCCTGATGCCGGATTACTCCCTGGCGCCTCTGCAATTGACGCTGCGCGAGGCCCTTTTATTGCGCCTGGCGCTCAGCAGCGTCTCACAGCTTGCCGATACGCCTTTCAAACAGGAACGCGAGTCGCTACTGGCAAAAATGCAGGCGCTGATCCCCGCGCAGCATCAAGACGATACCGAACACCTCTTACAAACCGTTCGCCTCGACATTCCCGAACGCAAATATGCCACGCCATTCATTGAACTGCTCATCGAATGCGCACGCGACGGACAATGGCTGCAAATCTCGTACCGTTCTGAGCGCGGAACTTCACAACAATCGATTCTTCCTCGCCATCTCTATTCCGCAGCAGGTTTCTGGTACTGCGCAGCCTACTCATTCGAACGCCAGGAAGAGCGCACCTACCGCGTCGACCGCTTCATCGAGGCGCATAAAATCCAGGCGCCGGGAGCAATACAATCTTCCACATCGGCACTTCCCTATGGGCATCCTTCATATTCGGAAGTGCGCATCCAGCTTACTGCCCGTGGCGTGCTGGTCATGGAGCGCGATCCCCAACTGGGCGATAGCATCCAACCACTTGGAGAAGAGGGCG
The sequence above is a segment of the Ktedonobacteraceae bacterium genome. Coding sequences within it:
- a CDS encoding D-cysteine desulfhydrase family protein, which translates into the protein MAIEDALEQYPRVLLTRLPTPLQSLPHLSKRLGPNIFIKRDDLTDITLGGDKPRKLEYEIARAQARGADMLVTCGAAQSNHARLTTAAARKVGMDCAVVLSKDERQFFQGNLLTVYLMGAQVHFVETNDHWDLEQYVLDLCETLRSQGRNPYYIPISGTTPHSCLGYVRCGLEIARQVSEQNLQLDAIYSPFGTGGIFTALLLALREKGIDCPMIGISVNRKRERCYESLEQWWNELCRLLERDPARSRGPIEIYDEFVGSGYGDPTEACLDAILLMAQTEGILLDPVYSGKMAAGFLAHQGAGRWSPGQHILLLHSGGIPALFAYSEKIKEHLVKRGVTVL
- a CDS encoding YafY family protein, which codes for MNRIDRLTAIILLLQSGRRTASEIARRFEISKRTVFRDIEALCEMGVPIITESGPRGGYTLMPDYSLAPLQLTLREALLLRLALSSVSQLADTPFKQERESLLAKMQALIPAQHQDDTEHLLQTVRLDIPERKYATPFIELLIECARDGQWLQISYRSERGTSQQSILPRHLYSAAGFWYCAAYSFERQEERTYRVDRFIEAHKIQAPGAIQSSTSALPYGHPSYSEVRIQLTARGVLVMERDPQLGDSIQPLGEEGGLLCFRCPPSEYDWLVRTLLSLGPDAEVLAPDILRQRVQQAALAIAQRYS